The DNA sequence AACCCGAGTCTAGGCAGAGCGCTTTTCCAATGGTTTCTGCGGCATCATGTAATGCGATGGTCCGACGGTCTAGCAAAGCTGCTGGAGATGTCGCTCGCTTCCGATGAGGCTGCTGTCTTGCCGGCTCTAGATGTAACCACTCTCGTTCTTCTCCCGGTATCGCCCGCGGCGTATCCTGAACTCGCACGTATGCTCATTGAGTCAGCCGGTAGGGTACTCGGTGCTCATAAAGCAACTGCCGCAGCACGTGTCCTGATAGAGAGAATTAACCGAGATTCGTTGCCGAGTGCGCGGCCTAGCTGGCTGGAGGGGGTTTATCACGCAGTCGCTTTAGCTCGATTGCCGATCGCAATTCCGAGTACTCTTTCTCCGGAACGGGAGCACTACACATCTGCGGCCATGAAACGCATAGGTGAGGCGCCCTCGTTGATGCTTTCTGAAATGCTCCAGAGAGTGCGAAGTATTGACGATGTACTTAAGTTCGCTGTGACGGAATCCACTCTTGTCCAAGATAAATCCGCGAACCACGAATCGGGCCCGGTTGGACGGCTGAGAGGGGTGCCCTCCTACAATTAAGCGTTGGCGCAGTTTCGTTTTCTCACCGGGACCGCGCCCGCGCCACACCCAAGGAGGGCAAGACAATCCTACAAGCCGCCAGTCTCTTCAATCAACTGCTGCACCACTTCCCCCGCAACGAGTTCGCCGCTCTCGTCAAGAAGCACGGCGCCGAACGCTCCGCCAAGGGCTTCACCTGCTGGACCCAGTTCGTTTCCATGCTCTTCTGCCAACTCGGCCGCGCCGACTCCCTTCGCGAGATCTGCAACGGGCTCAGTTGCTGCCTCGGCAAACTCGTGCACCTCGGCATCGCCAAAGCGCCCCGCCGTTCCACCCTTTCCTATGCCAATGAACACCGCCCTGCCGCCCTGTTCGAGGATCTCTTCTGGACCTCGCTGGCCCGCTTCCGCGACAGTGGGGCCCTCGGCCAGCGCCAACACAAGTTCCGCTTCAAAAACAAGTTGCTCAGTCTGGACTCGACCACCATTACTCTGTGTCTGAGCCTGTTCCCCTGGGCGAAGTACCGTCGCGCCAAAGGCGGAGTGAAGGCGCATGTCCTCCTTGATCACGACGACTACCTCCCTGCCTATGTGCTGCTCACCGAAGCCCGCCGGAGCGATGTCAAAATGGCCGACTCCTTCCTGCTCAATCCCGGCTCCATCGTCGCCATGGATCGCGGCTACAACGACTACGCCCTGTTTGGCCGCTGGACGAAGGCCGGCGTCTTCTTCGTGACCCGGCTGAAAGACGATGCCCAGTTTGAGATTGTCGAGGAGCGGACAAGGCCGCAGAACAGCGCGATCTGTGTCGACCAGATCATCCGTCTCACTTCGGCCAAAGGCCGCGCCGGCTGCCCGCATCTGCTACGCCGCGTCGTGGTCTGGGTCCCCGAAAAGGACGATGTCATCGTGCTCCTCACCAACCATCTGGAGTTCGGCGCGACGACCATTGCCGCCATCTACAAGGACCGCTGGAAACTGGAATTGTTTTTTAAGGCGATCAAGCAAAACTTGACCGTGAAGACCTTCGTTGGCACCAGCGAGAACGCTCTCCGCATCCAGATTTGGACAGCCCTGATCGCTCTGCTGTTGTTGAAGTGGCTGCATCACCTCTCCCGCGCCAACTGGTCCTTGTCCAATCTGGCCTCGTTGCTGCGGCTCAACCTGTTCACCTACCGCGAATTGACGAAATGGCTGAACGATCCGCTCGAAACCCCACCTCTGCCACCGCCGCCGCAGCAATTGACTCTCGCCCTGTGCTGACTTGGACAGGCTCAACCCTTGTAGAAAGGAGACCACCCCTCAGGAAACCAGCAGCTGCCGGTCAGGAACCCTTTGAATTCAACACTGGATGCGACGGGTCTGTCCTATCTTGGACAGCAGTGGACGGA is a window from the uncultured Paludibaculum sp. genome containing:
- a CDS encoding IS4 family transposase, with amino-acid sequence MLQAASLFNQLLHHFPRNEFAALVKKHGAERSAKGFTCWTQFVSMLFCQLGRADSLREICNGLSCCLGKLVHLGIAKAPRRSTLSYANEHRPAALFEDLFWTSLARFRDSGALGQRQHKFRFKNKLLSLDSTTITLCLSLFPWAKYRRAKGGVKAHVLLDHDDYLPAYVLLTEARRSDVKMADSFLLNPGSIVAMDRGYNDYALFGRWTKAGVFFVTRLKDDAQFEIVEERTRPQNSAICVDQIIRLTSAKGRAGCPHLLRRVVVWVPEKDDVIVLLTNHLEFGATTIAAIYKDRWKLELFFKAIKQNLTVKTFVGTSENALRIQIWTALIALLLLKWLHHLSRANWSLSNLASLLRLNLFTYRELTKWLNDPLETPPLPPPPQQLTLALC